The window tacgtAGGTGTCATTCTGGTGGTTGATATCATAAttataaatcaaaataaacatgCCCCTTGTTTAATTGAAAATGTCTAATTAGCAAACTCTTGTGTTGTACGAGTTTGGTTATAGAATCGACGTTTTAAGAACCTAATTTGTTGATGAGCAAAATCCAATTTCTTGAGCGTTTGTTTAAATTAATCGGTCAGATTAATGATAAGTTATGATCGTTAATAAATATATAGAGTCATTACTTTTTATATGCAAGTCACAATAAGATATGAATGCAAAATTAGCTCTCTAAAACCATTAACATAAAAGTTTATGCACATATTTCAAACTCTAATTAGCATTTAGCCTGGCCTCAACTTTAAACGCAAAATTAACTCTCTCTGCCTCTCTCTCAATCAGAGAGCTTAACCtaattttcaatctttttaacCATAGATTACTTCTTATTTTGGATGGATTAGTCTAAATTTGAATAAAATCTTTCTGCCTCAATTCTCATGGCCTGGAATTTGTATCCTCTCTATCCATAATTTATTAGCGCAAAGGGACAGAAGCAGCCCACTTGTAACTACAAAACTGTCATGCACATAATTCAACCAAAACTCAAACCCCAAGACACACGTTATAAGCTTCTGTTCTTTCCTTCTGTTCCAGTTTCTTCATGCCACCTGAACCGGTCTGTTCAAAACTGCGTTTTTTCAGATAAGATCGATGGTTTTGATGCATGAGGTGGCCTTCAAAAGCTTTCGGGCTCGTTTAGGTTGCTTCTCTAAAAAGTACTTCCGTTAGAAGCACGTTAGAAAGTTTTTAAAAATCCAATCACTTGGAAGAGAGCTTCCTGAATAAGTACATGGCAGATGCGAGTTATTCTGTCAATTGCTGTTGGAAGTGCTTTAAGCCATTCCAGAAGCTTTCAGCTAATTGGGTTTGATCTCGGTTGTGTCACTTCTGTACAATATTTAGGGAATGGAGATTTTAATCTCTGTGATCTTACTGTTCGTGGGGGTTGCTGTTTTAGTAGTAATTCATGTGTGTATCATTGGGAGAGCATTCAACAGAGGCAATGATCAAGGTGTTAATCGGGTTCAAAGAAACAGCATTGTTGCGATAAAAAAGATGTCCAATGAGGAACTGAACATGCTGCCTTGCTTCGACTACACGGCAGAAGAGAAAGGGACCACGACCAACCACCCTGTGGATTGTGCAGTTTGCTTGGAAAGTTTCAAGGGAGGCGAAAAATGCAGGTTGTTGCCAAATTGCAGGCACAGCTTCCATGCTCAATGCATAGACTCGTGGTTGCTGAAGACTCCGGTTTGTCCGGTGTGTCGGACTTGTGCTAGAACTCCAAAGATTGATGTGAGTTTGGGAGGGGCAAGTGGCGTTTCCGGCGATTTTCGAGTGGAAATGACCTAGCAGGCAGGTTGCTCTAAGTTTTGTATTTCGCTGCCAATAatgatttttttgtaaaatgtttcTTTGCTTGCATCCTTTTTCATGAAGAATTCAATGCTGGTTCTGTTTAATGTGATCGCATTGGGAAGGGGGAAAAAATTTGGTTTCTGCCGACGGTAGATTGGGATTTGAAGCCACAATAGATTGCAAAATTTGTTATGGTCGCCTTGCATTAGGGGGCAAAGGCTCAAGGTTCGCCCTGTTTGTTGATCTTGAGCCTCGAGGACTTACATAACCGGGGACACCAACTGGTAGTGTTTCAAACCAATAATGCAATCACATGTTACTAAAACATACGGCGATGCATGATATAATTGGAACACCGCCACCTTAGCGTTCCGGTTTCACGGAGTTATGTAATCGCTTTGTGCAAGCCATGAAAACGCAAAGGATCAGTTAATTCAGAAGAACGCACAGCAATGAAGATATGTGATAACTGTTTCACCATTCTTGGTAGATAGAATAGGCATGCCCCTCGGACATTAACGAGGGGTTTTCGGACAACAACGTCATGGTCACGCTATAGATACAAAAGCATCGccatataaatttcaactcacgaAGACCAGGACATCATCTACTAACATGTTAGCTTACAAAATTCGGATATTTACGCGTACCTCTAGGAAAACACACAATGTAATGTGCTCTCAAGATTTCACATTCACAGATACAAGCTTAACCTTTGTGATTCGAAGCAAAACTAAAACTCAGCTCAAACCACTAAATCTTGAggctttataaaaaaaaagttcattGGAAAGGTAAAAGCTAGTGTTTTGAAACGAAAGATAACAAGAAAACCCATCTCaagttcacaaaacaaagaaaactaccGACGTAGTCTGCAGACTAAGCTGAGCTCTTCTCAGTATTGTTCTCAAGTTCCCTCCTCAGCTGCAGAGAGAAGTCATCGttaacatcatcatcatcccaGTCGTCTTCCCACTGCTGTGTCACTTCCTTGCCTTCCTCTTTGTCCTCCCATTCTGTCAttgttcaaaaacaaaacaagacgAAGTTAGAACGATGCATAACTCCTATCTGATCAGCATTGCAAGCGTACACACAACAGCATGAACCATAAGTAAAAGCAATGCAGGTACTCTAAACCTAAACCAGATATGCAGAGAATCACCGTGCTTACACAAATCAAGTCTACAAAACAATACCGAACACAACTAGAACGGCTCCTTCTCAAAGTAGTTACCCAATTTGAATTCTTCGTCAAATTAACGAATATTCAAATAAGTTACCCAATTTGGGAAGCATGAGGCCCAGAAAAAGTTAACCAATTTGaattcataagcaaattaacGAATTTCAACAGTTTTAGCATACCACAGTATCAAAACTAAGAGACCCAAAAACTTAAATCCACCTACTAAATGCTAATGCAGGCGAGACATTGCAAAAATccccaaattaattaaaaaaatacatacaaTAAGTCAATAACAGTAaatttcaaacatttccaatCAATTGAAACCCTAACAAATAAATAGCACAAATTGAGATTGAATTGAAACTAAGGCTAAACGATTCAAACACGTATTGAAGCGCAGAATTCATACCTTCGTTGATATCAAACTCTTCGAACTCGTCGTCGTCTTCGAATAGATCCATCTTCGCGACCTCCGTCACCGCCTGGGGCTCCGCCGCCATATCGATCCTCAAAGCGCACACACCTAATACAACAAAAAGCCGATTCAGCTTTCAAATTCCACGAAATCAGAATCAAAACATAGAGAAATTAAAGAATGAGTAGAACATACagagagagattggagaagctGAGAAATTAGGAATTAGGGATTTCAGGTGGGAAACTTCTGGGTTTTCTACAAGCGTCAACGGTCAAAGAGGTAAAAGCCCAAGTGAGATTACATTCTTATATGTGGGCTTTTTATGGTTAAGCCTTGGGCCCatttatttgttcttgttgatACTTAAGGACATATTTACCCAGGAATCTGATTTTAGTTACGGATTATTCTTGTGCTTTTGATAAAAGTTTAGATGAACAAAAAGTGAGTGCGGCTCACTACAAGTAATTGGGCCAAGTTAAAGCCTAAATAATATTTCTtacatttgaattttaaaggtaattacttaaattatattttgcagATAATATAATGTCTAAAATCAATCGACCGCCTTTTTAGgttatttacaaaatatattCTAAAATCATAATCTTTGTAGCattttacaaatttacaaaGTATAAAGCCTAACTAATggttgtttttaaatatttacacCATCTATGAATGTATTTACATGCAAAATCGAGATGAATCACGGTTACCGAACGCTTTGTTTGCGCCGAACTGCAGTACTCATCCATCTCGGTGCGCTAGTTTCACCGAAGTTATGGAGAAATTTGATGAGGGAGGACGCTTCATTGATCGAGTGAGATGTTCCATCAGTCAAGAGCGAAAACAGTCTAGGCATTAGAGATGGTTCCGTCGCCAAAACAGCAACAACTTCCGCCCCGCCATTGATGCACAAAGACAGCAATGTTGAAACACAATACTTTTTCGCTCTTTGGGATGTCGAAGTTTGAAGAATGCGGATGATCAAATGCAGATCAATGGCGTAGAGGATTTCATGTGATCCTACCGCATTCTCGGCCAAAATTGCGAGAATTGCTAATGCATCATCAACAAGCTGATCAGGGTTTTCTGATGATGAAGATATTATGTCAATTAGCAATGGAACAATGCCTGCGTCCAGCACTTTTTGTAGATTCTTGGCACGAAGGAGCAGCCCGAGAATTGCAACCACGGAGTTCTTTTTGCCACACGTTGTTCCTTCCCTGATCAGCTCCACAAGAGCTGGGATGGCCTCAGGTAATTCTCCAATTAGTTTTCGATACTGGCTTGTCAAAGAGAGGTGAAATATCGTTGCAGCTGCGCATTGCCGGGCTTCTAAACTCAACCCATTTTTAAGAACAGCAACAACTGATGGTAGTCCTCCCCATGACATTATCAATTTCATTCCGCTTGCGTATTTCGCGAGCTTCAACAAGGCTGCGATTGCATTCACTTGCGTGGATGCATCCGCGGAATTCAGTAGTTTCAGCAGAGGAGGGATGGAGCCAGCCTTGATAAAACAAGACCTATTGAAAATGTTTGATTTGGCTAGCAGCCGAATCTCATAAGCAGCCTTGTTTTTCTGTTCGCTTGTTCCGCAAGCAACCCTTCCGCTGAGAAATCTCGAGAGAAACTTCATTGCTTGTTTAGCAACGGGGCTACCATGCGCGACCGTTTGATCTTTGTCGGAGCTTTGCGTTCCTGGCCTGCCAAGAGAAACGCCATTGTATTCACAAAGATTTTTTAGTAGCTTGCGAAGAATCGAATTCGGTACCAACTCTGTGTTTGTGATCACCTCTCCTGTTTTGGGGCAGAGCATGTTTCCGGCGCGGAGCCATTTCTGAATCGAACTTCGATCGTATGTCTGACCTGTAGATACAGTCACCGGATCAAGCATTAGCTCAAGAGAAATCGGGCACTTGAAATCTTCAGGGTTTAAGCAACGAAACATCTCCACGTTGCACCTGGAATCGATTTGATTCGCAGCGTTTTGATGATCCAATGTTTCGAAGATCACTCCCCTGCTGTAGCTCAGGAACCCCACCAAGCTACTGAGAAAAGGAACCTCCCTCTCGTCGCGATCGGAACGCTTGAAAGCGATTTCTTCTTCCAAGAATTTGATCTCCATGTTGCAGTCGCTCCATCTTTTGACTCGAAGGTAATCGAGGACCCGCTTTACGGCATTCAAATCGGGCTCGATTCCCCTTTCGAATTGGCTCAGAATCGCAAGCAATCGTTTCGAAGCCAATTCGTCATCCGCTTCGAGCTCGATTTTGACCTTCCACGATTGCTTCGACACCAATTCAACCAATTCCTTAACTTCATCGCCAACATCGATCAATTTCAACGGAAAAACATCAAGAGCCGTCGCCAAAGCTCGAATCAGCAGCCGAAATTGGGTAGCAAGAAACTCGCATTTCGTCAGCATCAAAATCCGACCGCCTTCTCTCGTGCAGTCTTCCAACAAAAACCGGATTTTTTGGAAGACGAAATGAAGCTCGGAGAAGCAGAGGACAGCGGAAGATTTCGAAAGAGCCGAATTGCACTCGCATGCCTCCTCAAAGAACATGAGAAGAACACGAACTAGGCGAATTGCTTCCCGGCTATTCTTCCGTTGCGTCGCGAAGCATTTCGAGTGGAAATTGCAGATTGTGTGGGAGAGAGGGATCAGAGAGTCGAGAAGGGTCTCCGGAGAAATACATTCGCAAGGGCGCACCGCCGGAAACATGAGTATCCGGCGGTCGTCGCTATCAAATCTCCAATTCATTGATACAATTGTGTGTGGAGAAACAGAGTGGCTCTGTTTTTGTACATAAAATTGGTGTAGCATTCGACTCAGAAGAGAAATGGTTCTCTGTTTTTGCTCTCTGTTTGTTTTCGGAATTAATGGGAGGAGCAGCGGCAAAAGTTGCAACAATATAGGGAGATAACGGGCACGTGGCGGGATCCTAGTAGTCCACGTTCCTAAGTTGATTAGGATTAAAAACATAACTGGATAGGCTACCTGGACACGTGGGGAGGTGGGGTTCGCTAGTGATCGTGGGGACCACAAGCCGACTGGGACACGTGGACTCAGCTTTTGGGCGACGTGTTGCGGTGGCAATGGGGCACCCAGAGGAACACGCGTGTGTTTTCCTGTGTTTTGGGTCAATTTTAATTAGAGACAAAAGTCGATTGACTAAACAGAAAATTAGAGTTTAAAAGCATGGGCTAACGCATGCAAGTTCACGTTAAACCGACCAAAATTCTTGAGTGTAAACTGTTCATTACTAATTGTTTTATGTACAAAAACAGGTTTGATTTTAAAAGAACGTAAGGTGTGACTTTTATTAGGTCGCTTCGATCACTAAGTAGAAGTAGTGCGTAAAATGATGGTGAATGAAAAACAAACACAAATGCAAGTGGTTCACTTTAAGTTGAGTTACGTCAACCAGGGTAgtggagttctcattaataatgTAGAGCTTACATGATACAAAGgttcaagcataatcatcaATAGTAAATTCTAATAATGGATTAAGGAATCTAAGATCATAAGAGGCTtaattgtgggagaatgatcttttTATAATTGATGAGAGATCCTTGTTTTTGTCATcggtcgatgtgggactctAAGAGTTTTATTCTAGTGTTGACAAGTGTCAAAATATATTGATCTCTTAGTTCGAGAGAAACTCATGTGCTTCATCAGTTGTGCCTTAGCATGACCCCTTAAGTAGGTCCCTGAACGAATATAGTGACCGGTACTCGGTAGTTTCAGGATAAATGAAGTATGGTTTTGAGATAtagacacaaatctcaaaatttaaactcatgtaataataataaataggaTGGTGAACAAAAATGCACACCATTATTCATGAAGAATGGGACTTGGCTACTGAAGAATCAACAACACCCCTGCTGATCACCAATCACGACTGGACACATGTCCAAGTTGTTGattttttaatccaacttaaaCACGTGTCCAGCTGTGATTGGTGATCAGCAGGGGGTGCTGCTGATTCTTTCAACAGCCAAGTTCTATCAATTCATGAATCATGATTCTTTGAATTGTGAATGAACTTCTCTGAATATGATTTTATAATacttctttcattttttaataaaacataTTTTCTAACAACAAACATACGTGGCATACTTGACGtcgagaaaataaataattattttaatcagaattcattaatatattagAGAGATCTTATCTTAAACAATGTTTTAAGACTAATGAAACTGCTTTAGGTGTAGCGGTGAAGTAATTTCACCAGTTTTATTTCTCAAGCAATTTGGTCACTTAAGCAATAagttaatacataaataatcaGTTTTATTTCACCAATCAAATTCTTGTTTGTGGCCACAAAAGGGGTTTGACAAGTGGACCAACAACATTGCGCCAAGTTGACCGCGTCTATTTTTTGGAGATTAGTATATTAATATGCGTTCATTGGATTTTGGTTTATCCTATAATTGTGATTgggatgttaaaaaaaaatgtctttGACATCATTCCCCATGGAAAGAGTAATTAGTCGATGCCCGATCAAGTGGCGTTACCGATTTATTAATATTATAGTATACGTTGTTGTTGAATATCATCATACTCGGGAATTTAGATTAACGAGTTctgatatattattttatcgtctacttatattataaaatatgagTTAATAACATTTCACTGCAGTGTTAagttagaagaagaagaaacatagAGGAAAAacgaatcaatttttttttatttataaaagacACTGTTACATTGACATATCGGGACAATTAAGTAACTATTTTTGACTAACTACATTTAGTTACATTCTAATCGGAtaaggattgtctaccctccttGTTGTTTTgtatgatcacggttaagccacgttaacactttatattatgttttttataaagataataagacaaaaatgaatagtaatataaaatattgacgttgTTTAACTGTGACCATACAAACAAAAAGATATGAGAGCAACTCCACCATTGGAACccttccccctggcaatccactattgaatccaccctattgaacagtaactgcctttaatgaatagtaactaccattaatgaacagtaattacattttacatctccacccttggagccctccccctggcaataggtaataaaatagtagttttttttgtttgtttaaataatataaaattaaaaaaacatggaaatgaGGCTGTAGGCCCACgggctgacacaaaaaaaaataaaaaaatgcctGGCCCTCGGGCTGCAGGCCTGTCAACTCCCCACCCCCCTTgtgctcgggctcccaccctcacttgGGCTCTCCAAGGCTGGAGGGTTGTCCACTGggcctcgggccctttcctgatgcctgtcccccgagcaatccacaagggtggacttgctctgagAGGGCACGGAAACAAGAAAGgcaaacaatccttgtccattctAATCATCTCATCTAATGGCTGTTATCCAATTTGACGTGTGGCTGTCATTgaaatttttctcaaaaaaaccTTCTGGTTTTTTGACATTTGACGTGCTTCGAAAAGTTTGACCCCACTcctatattataatattttagaaAGAATCTCACATTAAAAAGTTGACATGGTTGGCTGCAATGGCAACAAAACCATCCCTTTTCAGCCGGTTGTGGGAGAGGAGGGATTCAAACCCCAACATAACCACGTGTTCTAATCCTTTGAGCTACAAATCTCGTTCCGTCTACCTTGAATCTATTCCTGAAAGTGCCCTAAAAAAAACGAATCCTTTCCTCTCTAATCTTAAAATTCGATAGAGATgaaattgaatattttttttttctttggattACGCAAGAATATATGAATATATCCGATTTAATCTTCTTGTTTCTATACTTTCAACAACTTGGTACAAGATTGTAAATCTGTCTTGGTTATTTGTAATGAACGCCGAAAAGCACTAAATTTTGAAGGGATGAAACTTCTGAAGCATTCCCATATAACAGTACAACGTCTTTATGCTACCAGAAACTCGTCAAACTTCTTTGGATTCCAGACAGACTTTGTGTTTCTTTATTATTTGAAACCACATAAATCGGAGCATATGGTTCGGTCTTCTACAACCATGCCGGATTCTTCAAAGGAGTGACAACAGCCTTCACCTGCAAGTAGTTATGAAGGCTGTAGATTCCCTTCTCTCTGCCTATTCCACTCATCTTGTATCCACCAAAAGGAATTGCAGCATCAAACACGTCGAAGCAATTCACCCAGACTGTCCCAGCCCTCAATGCCCGTGTCAAGTAGTTGGCGGTGTCaatgtttttggtgaaaacTCCGGCAGCTAGACCATAGCGTGTTGCATTTGCCCTTCGGACCACTTCGTCGAGCTCCCTGGTACACAACGTGAAATTATTAGGCATGTAAAAAATATTCCAATGCAAGAACCTGATGCAGAGTGACAGTTTTAACTTACTTGAATTTCAAAATTGATTGCACCGGGCCGAAGATCTCATCCTTTGCTATCAACATATCGTCCTGATTGAAATGTTCAGGAATCGTGTTACGTGAAATGATATTTCAAGTGTATAAGTTGAAGCGGCTATCTTTGGACGAAGAAATAATATACCTTAACATTTGAGAAAACAGTAGGCTGGATGAAGTATCCCTTGGAGCCCAATCTTCCACCTCCACATTCGAGGGTAGCATTGCTATCAATGCCAGCTCTTATGTATCTAA is drawn from Malus domestica chromosome 14, GDT2T_hap1 and contains these coding sequences:
- the LOC103455314 gene encoding RING-H2 finger protein ATL56-like, encoding MEILISVILLFVGVAVLVVIHVCIIGRAFNRGNDQGVNRVQRNSIVAIKKMSNEELNMLPCFDYTAEEKGTTTNHPVDCAVCLESFKGGEKCRLLPNCRHSFHAQCIDSWLLKTPVCPVCRTCARTPKIDVSLGGASGVSGDFRVEMT
- the LOC103424514 gene encoding protein DELETION OF SUV3 SUPPRESSOR 1(I)-like, with amino-acid sequence MAAEPQAVTEVAKMDLFEDDDEFEEFDINEEWEDKEEGKEVTQQWEDDWDDDDVNDDFSLQLRRELENNTEKSSA
- the LOC139191262 gene encoding U-box domain-containing protein 19-like, yielding MSWGGLPSVVAVLKNGLSLEARQCAAATIFHLSLTSQYRKLIGELPEAIPALVELIREGTTCGKKNSVVAILGLLLRAKNLQKVLDAGIVPLLIDIISSSSENPDQLVDDALAILAILAENAVGSHEILYAIDLHLIIRILQTSTSQRAKKYCVSTLLSLCINGGAEVVAVLATEPSLMPRLFSLLTDGTSHSINEASSLIKFLHNFGETSAPRWMSTAVRRKQSVR
- the LOC103455230 gene encoding U-box domain-containing protein 19-like isoform X2, encoding MLHQFYVQKQSHSVSPHTIVSMNWRFDSDDRRILMFPAVRPCECISPETLLDSLIPLSHTICNFHSKCFATQRKNSREAIRLVRVLLMFFEEACECNSALSKSSAVLCFSELHFVFQKIRFLLEDCTREGGRILMLTKCEFLATQFRLLIRALATALDVFPLKLIDVGDEVKELVELVSKQSWKVKIELEADDELASKRLLAILSQFERGIEPDLNAVKRVLDYLRVKRWSDCNMEIKFLEEEIAFKRSDRDEREVPFLSSLVGFLSYSRGVIFETLDHQNAANQIDSRSDIRSKFDSEMAPRRKHALPQNRRGQERKAPTKIKRSRMVAPLLNKQ
- the LOC103455230 gene encoding U-box domain-containing protein 19-like isoform X1, with translation MLHQFYVQKQSHSVSPHTIVSMNWRFDSDDRRILMFPAVRPCECISPETLLDSLIPLSHTICNFHSKCFATQRKNSREAIRLVRVLLMFFEEACECNSALSKSSAVLCFSELHFVFQKIRFLLEDCTREGGRILMLTKCEFLATQFRLLIRALATALDVFPLKLIDVGDEVKELVELVSKQSWKVKIELEADDELASKRLLAILSQFERGIEPDLNAVKRVLDYLRVKRWSDCNMEIKFLEEEIAFKRSDRDEREVPFLSSLVGFLSYSRGVIFETLDHQNAANQIDSRCNVEMFRCLNPEDFKCPISLELMLDPVTVSTGQTYDRSSIQKWLRAGNMLCPKTGEARNAKLRQRSNGRAW